A single window of Rubripirellula lacrimiformis DNA harbors:
- a CDS encoding DUF1549 domain-containing protein, which translates to MFARFGFGLLLGCVLMLVSGAAKGTEATDSTDSISTAIDQILSESWQRDGIAAAPTSSDAEFHRRVWFDLVGVAPPVWQVRQFLTDDDPQKRDKLVDHLLASPEHAAHMASRWTETILPADSLTDPIQNANVASLSQWLRLQFLDNVPYDHLVGRFLTAGGAGDTGPAIFYTSHSLQPEKLAAATSRIFLGIQIQCAQCHDHPFDRWTQQDFWSYAAFFSQLQSSESGMNRTPILEDRPGGEVTLPDTDTIVLPRYPGATSPPERDPGDHRRRQLTIWLASRDNPYFARAAVNRVWADLFGRGLVDPVDAMDAANTPSHPRILDLLADQFTTHKFDLRWLYAQLAKTDAYGLSSKVDEGERPPDDSFAAMQVKTLSGVQFYDSLQRNVFHRNDASPADQFNAASAAKAQFLARMRAPGASPRDYPHGLVQVLALLNGTETAMATNPIHSGLLSGIEAPFFDQDTIIETLFLATLSRPPSDDEAIRFADHLATAESQSTRREAISDLLWVLINTAECAVCP; encoded by the coding sequence ATGTTTGCCCGTTTTGGTTTCGGCTTGCTGCTAGGGTGCGTCCTGATGCTCGTTTCGGGCGCAGCGAAGGGGACCGAGGCTACGGATTCGACCGATTCGATATCGACCGCCATCGATCAGATATTGTCCGAATCTTGGCAACGCGATGGGATTGCGGCGGCGCCCACCAGTAGCGATGCCGAGTTTCATCGGCGGGTATGGTTCGACTTGGTCGGGGTCGCCCCACCGGTGTGGCAAGTGCGCCAGTTTCTCACTGACGACGATCCCCAGAAACGTGACAAGCTGGTCGATCACTTGTTGGCGTCTCCGGAACATGCCGCTCATATGGCATCGCGTTGGACCGAAACGATTCTGCCGGCGGACTCTCTGACCGATCCGATCCAAAACGCCAACGTGGCGTCGCTGAGTCAATGGTTGCGGTTGCAGTTTCTGGACAACGTTCCTTACGATCATCTGGTGGGCCGTTTCTTGACCGCTGGCGGGGCAGGGGACACCGGTCCGGCCATCTTTTACACATCGCACTCGTTACAGCCCGAGAAGTTGGCGGCGGCCACATCACGGATCTTCTTGGGCATTCAGATTCAGTGCGCCCAATGTCACGACCATCCATTTGATCGTTGGACTCAGCAAGATTTCTGGAGCTACGCGGCGTTCTTTTCTCAGCTTCAGTCGTCCGAATCCGGCATGAATCGCACCCCGATTTTGGAGGACCGACCAGGTGGCGAGGTCACCTTGCCCGACACCGACACGATCGTCTTGCCACGGTATCCAGGCGCAACATCGCCACCGGAACGTGACCCGGGCGACCATCGCCGCCGACAACTGACCATCTGGCTGGCATCGCGAGACAACCCGTACTTTGCACGAGCCGCCGTGAACCGCGTTTGGGCGGACCTGTTCGGTCGTGGGCTGGTCGATCCGGTCGATGCCATGGACGCCGCCAACACACCATCGCACCCGAGAATTTTGGATCTGTTGGCAGACCAATTCACGACCCACAAATTTGATCTTCGCTGGTTGTACGCACAGCTAGCCAAAACCGATGCCTACGGTTTGTCCAGCAAGGTCGACGAAGGCGAACGGCCACCGGATGATTCCTTTGCCGCGATGCAGGTCAAAACGCTATCGGGGGTCCAGTTCTATGACAGTCTGCAACGCAACGTTTTCCACCGCAACGATGCGTCACCTGCGGATCAGTTCAACGCCGCATCCGCTGCCAAAGCCCAGTTTCTGGCTCGCATGCGGGCACCCGGTGCATCGCCGCGGGATTATCCGCACGGCTTGGTCCAGGTGTTGGCGTTGCTGAACGGCACGGAAACCGCGATGGCGACCAACCCGATTCACAGCGGACTGTTGTCGGGCATCGAAGCACCGTTTTTCGATCAAGACACCATCATTGAAACCCTGTTTCTGGCAACGTTATCGCGTCCGCCCAGCGACGATGAAGCGATCCGTTTCGCTGACCACCTAGCCACCGCCGAATCCCAAAGCACTCGCCGTGAAGCCATCAGCGACCTGCTGTGGGTTTTGATCAACACCGCCGAATGCGCCGTTTGTCCCTAG
- a CDS encoding DUF1501 domain-containing protein, whose translation MFPKTPAMSRRSWMCRATVGGGSIISASLGGGSTSGWLPSLSAATESLTRQGRHCVLLWMSGGPSQIDTFDMKPKHGNGGTIQEVSTSVPGIRFSEHLPRLAKQAGSMAILRGVSTKEGDHLRGATLMRTGFIAGSAVDYPAIGCSLSKALADNHPMQTDKTLPGYVTIAPSPLSRPSIRPGFLGPKHAATTVEAVGGNDPARGFAELKVDFLNRAAHLSEDRHQARMALWESMQSDFLRSRSTANVDAHNTVYHAAIDMMNSSVKDAFDLSAEADATRQRYGSGTFGQGCLMARRLIERGAPLVEVTLGSGVGWDTHADNFAQVANLSRQLDDGWASLMEDLDDRGLLQRTTILWAGEFGRTPVVNAAGGRDHFPQAFTCVLAGGNVAGGQTYGSTSDDGNEVTDGKIDQRDLLSTLCTALDVAPETENIAGGGRPIAIADGRVVNEVLQS comes from the coding sequence ATGTTTCCTAAGACCCCCGCGATGTCGCGACGATCATGGATGTGCAGGGCCACGGTTGGTGGCGGTTCGATCATCAGCGCCAGCCTGGGCGGTGGATCAACCAGCGGTTGGCTGCCCAGTCTATCAGCGGCGACCGAATCGCTGACCCGCCAGGGGCGGCACTGCGTGCTGCTGTGGATGTCAGGCGGGCCGAGTCAGATCGACACCTTTGACATGAAACCCAAACATGGCAACGGCGGCACCATCCAAGAGGTGTCGACCAGTGTGCCAGGAATCCGATTCAGCGAACACCTGCCGCGGCTGGCTAAACAGGCCGGGTCGATGGCGATCCTGCGGGGCGTCAGCACCAAGGAAGGCGATCACCTGCGCGGTGCCACGCTGATGCGAACGGGGTTCATCGCCGGATCCGCGGTGGACTATCCCGCCATCGGATGTTCGTTGTCCAAGGCGCTCGCCGACAACCATCCGATGCAGACGGACAAGACGCTGCCGGGCTACGTCACGATCGCACCTAGCCCGTTAAGTCGGCCATCGATTCGGCCCGGCTTTCTGGGTCCGAAGCATGCCGCGACCACGGTCGAAGCGGTGGGTGGGAACGATCCGGCACGCGGCTTCGCAGAATTGAAAGTCGACTTTCTGAATCGGGCAGCCCACCTTTCGGAAGACCGCCATCAAGCGAGAATGGCGCTGTGGGAATCCATGCAGTCGGACTTCCTGCGTTCACGATCCACCGCCAATGTCGATGCGCACAACACCGTCTATCACGCTGCGATCGACATGATGAACAGCAGCGTCAAAGATGCATTCGACTTGTCGGCCGAAGCCGATGCAACACGCCAGCGGTATGGTTCGGGTACTTTTGGCCAGGGCTGTCTGATGGCTCGCCGATTGATCGAACGCGGCGCACCATTGGTCGAAGTCACCTTAGGCAGTGGCGTCGGATGGGATACCCACGCCGATAACTTTGCTCAGGTCGCCAACCTAAGCCGACAACTGGACGACGGCTGGGCATCGTTGATGGAAGATCTGGATGACCGCGGACTGCTGCAGCGGACGACGATTCTGTGGGCCGGTGAATTTGGCCGTACACCCGTGGTCAACGCCGCCGGTGGTCGCGACCATTTCCCCCAAGCGTTCACCTGCGTGCTGGCCGGCGGCAACGTGGCCGGCGGACAAACCTACGGATCCACTAGCGACGATGGCAACGAGGTGACGGACGGCAAAATCGATCAACGCGATCTGCTTTCGACGCTGTGCACAGCATTAGACGTGGCTCCGGAAACCGAAAACATCGCAGGCGGAGGTCGTCCCATCGCAATCGCCGACGGCCGCGTCGTGAACGAGGTTTTGCAGTCGTGA
- a CDS encoding EF-hand domain-containing protein encodes MSRSDPVSIALAPSRIRRQRRMAAMLVASFCIVVVPTGCRRTDVPPNAQVSSDEVSSGQVSSGQPNGDQLNEPAGATQDPPGDVQQEHAAAMSDVGDPQATDPPAKMAALVDTGDRDTGDRDTGDRDTGDRDTGDRDMAEQAALLSGSQPQDPLLPGSDSMVAVEPSDPLADIDWHRVWVPTTLGPLIIDLDLRINDHPIDDAMNQWVVSVLEDAAAGTGDPTSWKSLADHVQSQPMLFGDAVVRSVANLDNVHRLYDRNRNRMVEVDEATRFLFQASNFASAFRVLGTRSFRHANRDDSTLWQVIDADGNGRLDDRERVASGQVIATRLDRNGDSKISIDEARPMSAGATDQAWDRRRTHRRGDVAMDLDGYIDWSTVAYVLQRDDPTLVFHIQRNLKDVLDQDQNQSVSTQEAEGLLEVPADLRLAIQWDASTSEENTGTRLDAPEIHQILSGRPMESAATIHGDSPSGGTRSLMYADDRIRVVIETVASAQAVGDSIWRWQIRGRAAEVSDVVFAWLDTNNDRSISQREQSAAADRLESVTTIDDLPDTIWIRLGRGDPALDDQTFSMSRPVVTEDQDQRPRWASAMDANQDGDISPVEFLGTPKQFANFDHNGDGFIGGDEIEAQD; translated from the coding sequence ATGTCACGATCTGATCCGGTTTCGATCGCGTTGGCCCCATCGCGGATACGACGACAGCGAAGAATGGCGGCGATGCTGGTCGCTAGTTTTTGCATCGTCGTGGTGCCGACGGGATGTCGCCGAACCGATGTCCCGCCCAATGCCCAAGTATCCAGTGACGAGGTATCCAGTGGCCAAGTATCCAGCGGCCAACCCAATGGGGACCAGCTGAACGAACCCGCCGGCGCCACCCAAGATCCGCCAGGCGATGTTCAGCAAGAACACGCTGCCGCGATGTCCGATGTGGGGGACCCGCAGGCGACGGATCCGCCCGCCAAGATGGCGGCGCTGGTGGACACAGGCGACCGGGACACAGGCGACCGGGACACAGGCGACCGAGACACAGGCGACCGAGACACAGGCGACCGGGACATGGCCGAGCAAGCCGCTTTGCTATCCGGTAGCCAACCGCAGGATCCATTGCTGCCGGGTTCGGATTCGATGGTTGCCGTCGAACCCAGCGATCCGCTTGCCGATATCGACTGGCATCGCGTTTGGGTTCCGACCACCTTGGGACCGTTGATCATCGATTTGGATCTGCGAATCAACGATCACCCCATCGATGACGCGATGAACCAGTGGGTCGTCAGCGTGCTGGAAGACGCGGCTGCCGGTACAGGTGATCCAACGAGCTGGAAATCGCTGGCGGACCATGTCCAGTCGCAGCCGATGTTGTTTGGGGACGCCGTCGTGCGATCGGTAGCCAACCTGGACAACGTGCATCGCCTTTATGACCGCAATCGAAACCGAATGGTCGAAGTGGACGAAGCGACACGGTTTTTGTTTCAAGCATCCAATTTCGCATCGGCCTTTCGTGTGCTGGGGACTCGTTCGTTTCGACATGCCAATCGCGATGATTCCACATTGTGGCAAGTGATCGATGCCGATGGAAACGGTCGCTTGGATGATCGGGAACGCGTGGCATCGGGACAGGTGATCGCCACGCGACTGGATCGCAATGGCGACAGCAAAATCAGCATCGATGAAGCCAGACCAATGTCCGCTGGTGCGACCGATCAAGCGTGGGACCGCCGGCGGACCCATCGCCGTGGTGATGTTGCTATGGATCTGGATGGTTACATCGATTGGTCAACGGTCGCCTACGTTCTGCAGCGTGACGATCCAACGCTGGTCTTTCATATCCAGCGAAATCTAAAGGATGTTTTGGACCAGGATCAAAACCAATCGGTATCCACGCAAGAGGCCGAGGGGCTGCTTGAAGTGCCAGCCGATCTTCGGCTAGCGATTCAGTGGGACGCGTCGACATCGGAGGAGAACACCGGAACACGACTCGATGCACCCGAGATCCACCAAATTCTATCCGGACGACCGATGGAATCTGCGGCGACTATCCACGGGGATTCGCCCAGCGGTGGAACGCGATCTTTGATGTACGCCGATGATCGAATTCGGGTTGTGATTGAAACGGTTGCGTCCGCCCAAGCGGTGGGCGATTCCATTTGGCGATGGCAGATCCGAGGAAGGGCGGCGGAGGTGTCGGACGTTGTCTTCGCATGGCTGGATACCAACAATGATCGATCCATTTCCCAGCGTGAACAATCTGCCGCTGCCGACCGGTTGGAATCGGTGACCACCATCGACGACCTGCCCGATACGATTTGGATTCGACTGGGCCGCGGCGATCCCGCACTGGACGATCAAACCTTTTCGATGTCCCGGCCAGTGGTGACCGAAGACCAGGACCAACGGCCTCGATGGGCATCCGCCATGGATGCCAACCAGGATGGCGACATTTCGCCCGTCGAGTTCCTGGGGACCCCCAAACAGTTTGCCAACTTTGACCACAATGGGGATGGTTTCATTGGTGGCGACGAAATCGAAGCCCAAGACTGA
- a CDS encoding NAD-dependent epimerase/dehydratase family protein produces the protein MTEKYLSTLDGSRCLITGGAGFIGSHLIDSLRSQGSFVRVLDNYSTGYAHNLDHVRDDPMVEIVEGDASDASAVKKCVDGIDVIFHHAAMASVPRSMREPAVCHAWTTTSTVELLRAATDAKVRRLVLASTSAAYGDSAFVSKRETDPIAPLSPYAASKLASEAYCKAFQSSFDIETVILRYFNVFGPRQDPQSEYSAVIPRFVSMILSGKQPTIYGNGLQSRDFVYVTDVAKANLLAATVPDAAGGTFNVARGERTTLLELLTTLSQLLGETIEPIHEPPRAGDVRDSLADVSQARNRLHFEPDVSMSQGLANSIDYYRKMAS, from the coding sequence ATGACCGAAAAGTATCTCAGCACGCTCGACGGTTCCCGATGTTTGATCACCGGTGGTGCAGGTTTCATTGGATCGCACCTGATCGATTCGCTGCGGTCGCAGGGATCGTTTGTGCGGGTGTTGGACAACTACAGCACCGGATACGCGCACAACCTGGATCACGTGCGTGACGACCCCATGGTGGAGATTGTCGAAGGCGATGCATCGGACGCTTCGGCAGTCAAGAAATGTGTCGACGGGATCGATGTGATTTTTCACCACGCCGCCATGGCCAGCGTCCCACGCAGCATGCGGGAACCGGCGGTGTGCCACGCATGGACGACGACCAGCACCGTGGAATTGCTGCGGGCGGCGACAGATGCAAAGGTCCGCCGGCTGGTGCTTGCATCGACCAGTGCGGCCTACGGTGATTCGGCGTTCGTTTCCAAACGAGAAACCGATCCGATCGCGCCGCTGTCGCCCTACGCAGCATCCAAGTTGGCGTCCGAGGCGTATTGCAAAGCGTTCCAAAGCAGTTTTGATATCGAAACGGTGATCCTGCGTTATTTCAACGTCTTCGGACCACGCCAGGATCCGCAAAGCGAGTACAGCGCGGTCATTCCAAGGTTCGTTTCGATGATCCTGTCGGGCAAACAGCCGACGATCTATGGCAACGGGCTTCAGTCACGCGACTTTGTCTATGTCACCGACGTGGCCAAGGCAAACCTATTGGCGGCGACGGTTCCCGATGCGGCCGGAGGTACCTTCAACGTGGCTCGCGGGGAACGCACGACATTACTGGAATTGCTGACCACGCTAAGCCAGTTGCTTGGTGAAACCATCGAACCGATTCATGAACCGCCCCGCGCCGGCGACGTCCGGGACTCGCTAGCCGATGTCTCGCAGGCCCGCAATCGTTTGCATTTTGAACCCGATGTTTCGATGAGCCAGGGTCTGGCCAACAGCATCGATTACTACCGCAAGATGGCTAGCTAA